In Pseudomonas sp. LRP2-20, the genomic window TGATGCGGTTGTCGAAGATCCTGCCGCTGAACTGGCTGGCCCGGGTCTATGTGTCGTTCTTCCGTGGCACACCGCTGCTGGTGCAGCTGTTCGTGATCTACTTTGGCATGCCGCAGATCGGCATCGAACTCGACCCGATCCCGGCCTCGCTGATCGGCCTGTCACTGAACATGGCGGCCTACATCTGCGAAATCCTGCGTGCGGCGATCTCCTCGATCGACCGTGGCCAGTGGGAAGCCGCCGCCAGCATCGGCATGACTCGCACCCAGGCCATGCGCCGGGCGATCCTGCCCCAGGCCCTGCGCACCGCGCTGCCACCCCTGGGCAACAGCTTCATCTCGCTGGTCAAGGACACCGCGCTGGCCGCGACCATCCAGGTGCCC contains:
- the tcyL gene encoding cystine ABC transporter permease, with protein sequence MIAESLQLVADSTPFLLKGAGYTVLLSVGGMFFGLVLGFALALMRLSKILPLNWLARVYVSFFRGTPLLVQLFVIYFGMPQIGIELDPIPASLIGLSLNMAAYICEILRAAISSIDRGQWEAAASIGMTRTQAMRRAILPQALRTALPPLGNSFISLVKDTALAATIQVPELFRQAQLITARTFEVFTMYLAVAVIYWILCSILAHFQNRMEARVNQHDQEQ